A window of Dorea formicigenerans contains these coding sequences:
- a CDS encoding PTS sugar transporter subunit IIC: protein MVTILSGVGLLLVTLAVFSIFSLKMPKGSLAMGGMADAAVATFLVEAIHKYISGDLIGIAFLREVGDISGSMGGVAAATLVPIAMGANPLFAVVAGVAVGGFGILPGFIAGYVIGFIAPIIEKKLPVGINIIAGALVIAPVARIIVTVVDPGVTWILSHIGATISAATDQSPIVMGFLLGGMMKMICTSPLSSMALTAMLGLTGLPMGIAAIACFGGSFTNGLVFHKLKLGNKGNVIGVMLEPLTQAPIVTSNPIPIYGSNFFGGGFAGISAAVFHIVNDAPGTASPIPGLLAPFAFNPVQNVLLALLFAAIGGSVAGLVGGTIFKHIRMKNGTYEKASEAAEEMAEAELEPGM, encoded by the coding sequence ATGGTAACAATTTTATCTGGTGTAGGTTTACTACTCGTCACTCTGGCAGTCTTCTCTATTTTCAGTCTGAAGATGCCAAAAGGATCTCTTGCAATGGGCGGTATGGCAGACGCAGCCGTTGCAACATTCCTTGTTGAAGCAATTCATAAGTATATTTCCGGTGATCTGATTGGCATTGCATTCTTACGTGAAGTTGGAGATATCTCCGGAAGCATGGGCGGCGTTGCCGCAGCTACTCTTGTTCCAATTGCAATGGGTGCTAACCCGTTATTCGCAGTTGTAGCCGGTGTTGCTGTTGGTGGATTCGGAATCCTTCCTGGATTTATCGCAGGTTATGTCATCGGATTCATCGCTCCGATTATTGAAAAGAAACTTCCTGTTGGAATTAACATTATTGCAGGAGCACTTGTAATTGCTCCAGTTGCCCGTATTATTGTAACAGTTGTTGATCCTGGTGTAACATGGATTCTGTCACACATTGGTGCTACTATTTCTGCTGCTACAGACCAGTCTCCAATCGTTATGGGATTCCTGTTAGGTGGAATGATGAAGATGATCTGTACATCGCCGCTTAGTTCTATGGCGCTCACAGCTATGTTAGGACTGACCGGTCTTCCAATGGGTATTGCAGCCATCGCATGTTTTGGTGGATCCTTTACAAATGGACTTGTATTCCACAAACTGAAACTTGGTAACAAAGGTAATGTAATCGGCGTTATGCTTGAGCCATTAACACAGGCTCCAATCGTTACTTCTAACCCGATTCCGATTTACGGTTCTAACTTCTTCGGAGGTGGATTTGCCGGAATTTCAGCAGCAGTATTCCACATTGTGAACGATGCACCTGGTACAGCATCTCCAATCCCTGGACTGTTAGCACCATTTGCATTTAACCCGGTTCAGAATGTATTACTTGCTCTTCTGTTCGCAGCTATCGGAGGAAGTGTTGCAGGACTTGTAGGTGGAACAATTTTCAAACACATTCGTATGAAAAACGGAACTTACGAGAAAGCATCTGAAGCAGCCGAAGAAATGGCAGAAGCAGAGCTTGAGCCTGGAATGTAA
- a CDS encoding response regulator: MMSFYFIDDDKNICNILKLIINERGLGVCCGSANNAAEALEDLPSAKPDIVIVDLLMPEMDGISFVKQARKIVPDASYIMLSQVSSKDMIASAYEAGIEFFIQKPINSVEVEAVIKKVSDGLSMKRMVRKMQNIFMEDTSPATVTVPDNSEQIENSLRTILTRIGIIGDIGSKDIISIVKYLVDHQDHADSLTVSDLCSRFCDTPKSMEQRIRRTAFNGLVNLAHLGLEDYSNEIFVDYSSTLYNFEQVRREMDFIRGKTDKHGNVRIKQFLNALASYCQ; the protein is encoded by the coding sequence ATGATGTCTTTCTATTTTATAGACGATGACAAAAATATTTGTAACATTTTGAAACTAATTATAAATGAACGAGGACTTGGGGTATGTTGCGGCAGTGCTAATAATGCGGCTGAAGCACTGGAAGATCTTCCTTCAGCTAAACCGGATATTGTAATTGTAGATCTGCTCATGCCTGAGATGGACGGAATCAGCTTTGTAAAACAGGCTCGAAAAATAGTACCAGATGCATCTTATATTATGCTGTCTCAAGTGTCCTCCAAAGATATGATTGCTTCTGCTTATGAAGCCGGGATTGAATTCTTTATCCAGAAACCAATTAATAGTGTGGAAGTAGAAGCTGTCATCAAAAAAGTTTCCGATGGCTTATCTATGAAACGAATGGTCCGCAAAATGCAAAACATTTTTATGGAAGATACCAGCCCTGCAACTGTGACTGTACCTGACAATAGTGAGCAGATTGAGAATTCCCTTCGCACAATCCTTACAAGAATCGGTATTATCGGGGATATTGGCAGTAAAGATATTATTTCTATCGTCAAATATCTGGTCGACCACCAGGATCATGCTGACTCACTGACAGTTAGCGATCTGTGCAGCCGCTTCTGTGATACACCGAAATCTATGGAGCAGCGCATACGCAGAACAGCATTTAATGGCCTTGTAAACCTGGCTCACCTTGGTCTTGAAGATTATAGTAACGAAATTTTTGTAGACTATTCCAGCACATTATACAATTTTGAGCAGGTTCGCAGGGAAATGGATTTTATACGTGGAAAGACTGATAAACACGGCAATGTAAGGATTAAGCAGTTTTTGAACGCATTGGCCTCTTATTGTCAATAA
- a CDS encoding sensor histidine kinase codes for MKDILKKSIFYSFAIALTSQLSINWFTANFKISIAVVILAACGLLMSNFPLIPVTFLSAIGVFSMRMIVYWITHGHWTSPSHYMPEIAFYLCYGLLLHLYIRRFDHLSAAIHEKRNLTLGALILIDYLANFIELLVRLELSSLVLHMQSGIFLAAVMRSCLTWLVMLLFEKYRIFLIKKEHEERYQKLVLLFSKLNGEIVWMKKNTTLIEETMNNSYRLFETLRDSGADPALASSALTTAKDIHEIKKEYLLIMRGISEALEQELENDGMYLEEVLSLLKSSITNLAESQRKTLNLTYEYQKNFYTSSHYALLSIFRNLFVNALEASKTDTVNLSVTEVIEDGQAIFTVTDDGPGIPAEYIGEVFKTGFSTKINFQTGEVSRGLGLNLVQDLVEGELHGTIGLTSVPGRTVFTICIPLNELEVMSK; via the coding sequence ATGAAAGATATATTGAAAAAATCTATATTTTACAGTTTCGCAATTGCTTTAACTTCGCAGCTCAGTATTAACTGGTTCACAGCAAACTTTAAAATATCCATTGCAGTCGTTATTCTGGCCGCTTGTGGATTATTAATGTCCAATTTCCCACTGATTCCGGTTACATTTTTATCCGCAATCGGTGTATTTTCTATGCGTATGATCGTCTACTGGATCACCCACGGGCACTGGACGAGTCCTTCTCACTATATGCCGGAGATAGCTTTCTATCTTTGCTACGGACTTCTTCTACATCTGTATATCAGACGGTTTGATCATTTGTCGGCTGCTATTCATGAAAAGCGGAACCTGACACTGGGAGCTCTGATTCTGATTGATTATTTAGCAAACTTTATCGAGCTTCTCGTACGACTGGAACTCAGTTCCCTTGTGCTTCACATGCAGTCCGGAATCTTTCTGGCTGCTGTTATGCGTTCCTGTCTCACATGGCTTGTCATGTTGCTCTTTGAAAAATACCGGATCTTTTTAATTAAGAAAGAACATGAGGAACGTTATCAGAAACTGGTACTTCTCTTCTCCAAACTCAATGGGGAAATTGTCTGGATGAAGAAAAATACTACATTAATCGAAGAAACTATGAATAATTCTTACCGGCTCTTTGAAACACTGCGTGACTCAGGTGCCGATCCTGCCCTTGCCTCTTCTGCGCTTACTACTGCAAAAGATATTCACGAGATAAAGAAAGAATATCTGTTGATCATGCGTGGAATTTCCGAAGCACTGGAACAGGAACTGGAAAATGACGGTATGTATCTGGAAGAAGTGCTCTCCCTTTTAAAATCTTCCATCACCAATCTGGCGGAATCACAGAGAAAGACACTGAATCTTACTTATGAATATCAGAAAAATTTCTATACTTCCAGCCACTATGCCCTTCTTTCCATCTTCCGTAACCTTTTTGTAAATGCTTTGGAAGCTTCGAAGACTGACACAGTTAATCTTTCTGTCACAGAGGTCATCGAAGATGGGCAGGCTATTTTTACCGTTACTGATGACGGTCCGGGAATTCCGGCTGAATACATAGGAGAAGTATTTAAGACTGGATTCTCAACCAAAATTAATTTCCAGACAGGGGAAGTCAGCCGGGGACTCGGGCTGAATCTGGTACAAGATCTTGTAGAAGGGGAATTACATGGAACAATTGGTCTGACCTCTGTTCCTGGTCGGACAGTTTTTACCATCTGCATTCCTTTAAATGAATTGGAGGTAATGTCAAAATGA
- the sigK gene encoding RNA polymerase sporulation sigma factor SigK, which produces MKSFPLPLTASEEQYYLQKYIEGDLNAKHILIEHNLRLVAHIVKKYQANVEEAEDLLSIGTIGLIKAVVTFNPGKNVRLGTYAARCIENEILMHLRARKKTSREVSLYEPIGTDREGNEIQLFDVIETDDQEAHRKIEEKDDILKLYQHVESKLSTRERLVLKMRYGLYNEEEYTQREIAKLLGISRSYVSRIEKSAIEKLRGYF; this is translated from the coding sequence TTGAAATCTTTCCCCCTTCCCCTGACTGCTTCTGAAGAACAGTATTACCTGCAAAAATATATCGAGGGCGACTTAAATGCCAAGCATATCCTGATTGAGCATAATCTCCGGCTCGTAGCTCATATTGTCAAAAAATATCAGGCAAATGTAGAAGAAGCTGAAGATTTGCTTTCCATTGGCACCATCGGGCTAATCAAAGCAGTCGTTACATTTAATCCGGGAAAAAATGTTCGTCTCGGAACTTACGCTGCACGCTGTATTGAAAATGAAATTCTGATGCATCTGCGTGCCAGAAAAAAAACTTCTCGGGAAGTCTCCCTTTATGAACCAATCGGCACGGACCGGGAAGGCAACGAAATCCAGCTTTTCGATGTAATTGAGACAGACGATCAGGAGGCCCACCGGAAAATCGAGGAAAAAGATGATATTTTGAAATTATATCAACACGTAGAGTCTAAATTATCCACCCGGGAACGTCTGGTCTTAAAAATGCGCTATGGTCTGTATAACGAAGAAGAATATACACAGCGCGAAATTGCAAAGCTTCTTGGCATCTCCCGCTCCTATGTATCCAGAATCGAAAAGAGCGCTATTGAAAAACTGCGTGGGTATTTTTAA
- a CDS encoding YifB family Mg chelatase-like AAA ATPase — MAFSSIASACVQGLHIEVIHAESDVSNGLPMFHMVGYLSSEVKEAAERVRTAIRNSGFSLPPKKIVVNLSPATVKKKGASYDLPIALSVLEAVGNIPAKALERVLVAGELSLDGKVREVEGVLPIVLEAKMQGFHTCILPEKNVREGRLVPGIRIIGAGTLEQLCRDLNKKEGLGGKISETKAITEFKQIWEPEMLYDVDYSDICGQDMVKRAVEVAVAGGHNLLLVGPPGSGKSMVAKRIPTILPPMQLEESMEVTKIYSVAGMVDREYPLITKRPFRSVHHTVTRAALIGGGVIPNPGEISLAHGGVLFLDELAEFRKPVLEVLRQPLEEHKIRISRNSGCYEYPADFMLIAAMNPCPCGNYPDLNKCNCTKTQIQNYLGHVSQPFLDRMDLCVEASRVEYGELHKTGKEETSAEIRNRVCTARKIQEQRYEGTDIRTNSGIGVRQMEEFCQIGEKEEKLMRCAFSTMNLTARTYHKVLKVARTIADLDGEEQIGCSHLKEALGYRMLDKKYWGR, encoded by the coding sequence ATGGCATTTAGTTCAATTGCGTCTGCCTGTGTTCAGGGACTTCATATTGAAGTGATTCATGCAGAATCAGATGTCAGTAATGGTCTTCCGATGTTCCATATGGTGGGATATCTTTCGTCGGAAGTGAAGGAGGCTGCTGAGCGGGTGCGGACTGCGATCCGTAACAGTGGATTTTCGCTTCCACCTAAGAAAATCGTAGTAAATCTGTCGCCGGCAACGGTGAAAAAGAAAGGAGCATCTTATGATCTTCCAATCGCATTATCTGTATTAGAAGCTGTTGGCAATATTCCGGCAAAAGCGCTGGAGAGAGTTCTTGTAGCCGGGGAACTTAGTCTGGACGGGAAAGTACGTGAAGTAGAGGGAGTTCTGCCAATCGTTCTGGAGGCAAAGATGCAGGGATTTCACACATGTATTTTGCCCGAAAAAAATGTAAGAGAAGGGCGTCTTGTTCCGGGAATTCGTATTATAGGTGCCGGGACATTGGAACAATTGTGCCGGGATTTAAATAAGAAGGAAGGGTTAGGGGGAAAAATATCAGAGACGAAAGCAATCACTGAGTTTAAACAGATATGGGAACCGGAGATGTTATATGATGTGGATTACAGTGATATCTGTGGACAGGATATGGTGAAGCGGGCGGTTGAAGTTGCAGTAGCGGGTGGTCATAATCTGTTGCTTGTAGGTCCGCCGGGAAGCGGAAAATCCATGGTGGCAAAGCGGATCCCGACCATCTTACCGCCGATGCAGTTGGAAGAGAGTATGGAGGTGACAAAGATTTACAGCGTGGCAGGGATGGTAGACCGGGAATATCCGTTGATTACAAAACGTCCATTTCGAAGTGTACATCATACGGTAACGAGAGCAGCACTTATTGGTGGTGGTGTGATACCGAATCCGGGGGAAATCAGTCTTGCACATGGAGGTGTCTTATTTCTAGATGAACTGGCGGAATTCCGTAAGCCAGTGCTGGAAGTTTTAAGACAACCTTTGGAGGAACATAAAATCCGGATTTCCAGAAACAGTGGATGTTATGAGTATCCGGCTGATTTTATGTTGATTGCGGCAATGAATCCGTGTCCTTGTGGAAATTATCCGGATTTGAACAAATGTAATTGTACAAAAACGCAGATTCAAAATTATCTGGGTCATGTAAGCCAGCCTTTTTTAGATCGTATGGATTTATGTGTAGAGGCTTCAAGGGTAGAATACGGGGAATTACACAAGACTGGAAAAGAGGAAACATCAGCAGAAATACGTAACCGTGTCTGCACGGCGAGAAAAATCCAGGAGCAGCGTTATGAGGGGACCGATATCCGGACAAACTCCGGAATCGGAGTACGGCAGATGGAAGAATTTTGCCAAATTGGAGAAAAAGAAGAAAAACTGATGCGATGTGCATTTTCAACGATGAATCTGACTGCCCGGACTTATCATAAAGTATTGAAAGTCGCCAGAACGATCGCTGATCTGGACGGGGAAGAACAGATTGGATGCAGCCATCTGAAAGAGGCGCTTGGATACCGTATGCTGGATAAAAAATACTGGGGGAGGTAA